The DNA segment TGGGGCGCAGCCAGCGGCAGTCGTCGGCGGTGACCAGGTGAACGGTGCTGCGCATCAGGACGAGGCGGACGGCGGACCGGTCGAGCAGCAGGCCGGAGAGGTCGTCCGGAGCGAAGTCCCGGATGCGGGTCCACAGTCCGACGTAGGGGGCCTGCGGGGCCTGCGCCTGAAGGCCGGTCAGGTGCTCGATCACGGCGTGCGCCGGCAGTGGCGCGCGTTCCAGGAGCAGTTGGCGGGCGAGGAAGGCCCGGTTCAGCGCGCGCCGGGACAGCATGGCCGGGTGCGGGGTCCAGGTGGTCGCCATGATGTGCGGTCCTTCGGCGGAGGAGCGGGGCGGCGGGGCCGCCGCGCGTACCGGCCGACAGTAGGCGGCATCCAGGACAGCCGCGGTCCTCTTTCCGGGCTCCGCATCTCTCGTTCGTTCCTGGACCGATCGTCGAACCGGCTCGGCGACGCTCCTCGCATGACGGGACCCAAGCTGATTCCGCCGGTGTGGAAGTCCGTGGACTTGCCCTGCCCGGCGGACCTCGCCTTCGACCTGTTCACCCGGCAGCCGACACGGTGGTGGCCGCACGATCACCGGCTCGCCCAGGAGCGGCAGGCCGTGGTGTTCGAGCCGTTCCTGGGCGGCCGCTGGTACGAGCGGGACTCGGACGGCGCGGAGCGCGACTGGGGCCGGGTGCTGGAGTGGGAGCACGGCCGGCGCCTGCGGCTGTCCTGGCTGATCGACGGCTCGTTCGCCCCCATCGACGACGACGCCCTGGCCAGCCGCGTCAGTATCGTCTTCGGCCCGCTCGGCCCCACTTCGACACTGGTGTCGATCGGCCATGTGGATCTGCACCGGCACGGTCCGGCCGCCGCGGCGATCCGATCCGTGATCGACGGTCCCAGCCCAGGGGACACCCTGGCCTGCTTCGCACGCTGGGCCCGTGCAGTCCGAGCGCCCCGTACGACGTGACTTTCGAGGAGCCCTTCCCATGGCCGAGGACGCGACAGAGCCCGAGACCTTCCCCTATGTGCGCCGCTGCCCCTTTGCACCGCCCGAGCAGTACCGGGAGTTCCGCGAGCAGGGCGGCCCGGTCCGGGTGAGGACCGCGCCGGGCAACGAGACCTGGCTGGTCACCCGGTACGACCAGGTCAAGGCGATGCTCAACGACGGCGGTCTGAGTAACGACCGCGCCCACCCCGGCTACCCGTCGCCCATCCCAATCCCGCCAGAGTTCCGGTCCGGCGGCTCGCTGCTCGGCATGGATGCGCCACGGCACACCGCCTACCGCAAGCTGGTGGCGGGCGAGTTCACTCACCGCCGGGCGCAGGCGATGCGTCCGCGGATCCAGAAGGTCGTCGACCGGGCCATCGACGAGATGACCGCCAAGGGCCCGGTCGTCGACCTGCACGCGGAGCTCGGCATCAAGGTCACCATGTCGGTGATCACCGGCATGCTCGGGATCTCCCTGAACGACCAGGAGTACCTGCACTCGCGGACCCGGGTGATGTTCGGCGGGGGCGCCTCGGCAGCCGAACGGCACGTGGCGGTCGCGGAATTGAACGCCTATTTCCTGGAGATCGTGCGGCGCAAGCACGAGCACCCGGAGGACGATCTGATCAGCCGGTTGATGGCGAAGTGGCCGAAGCCGGTCGACTACGCCGAGGCCGCCAACATGACCCGGTTGCTGCTCAACGGCGGTCACGACAGCACCGCGAGCATGATCTCACTGGGCACACTGACTCTGCTGCGCCACCCGGGGCAGCTGGATCTCTTGCGCAAGC comes from the Streptomyces sp. NBC_01591 genome and includes:
- a CDS encoding cytochrome P450 produces the protein MAEDATEPETFPYVRRCPFAPPEQYREFREQGGPVRVRTAPGNETWLVTRYDQVKAMLNDGGLSNDRAHPGYPSPIPIPPEFRSGGSLLGMDAPRHTAYRKLVAGEFTHRRAQAMRPRIQKVVDRAIDEMTAKGPVVDLHAELGIKVTMSVITGMLGISLNDQEYLHSRTRVMFGGGASAAERHVAVAELNAYFLEIVRRKHEHPEDDLISRLMAKWPKPVDYAEAANMTRLLLNGGHDSTASMISLGTLTLLRHPGQLDLLRKQPTVAPRAVEELLRFLNVTDLTTARVAVEGLEIGGVAVKPGEGVYPSTAAANRDGAVFERPDELDITRGTRDHLAFGHGRHLCLGADIARVELELTWTTLFRRLPALRLAVPFEELGYRQGGLVFGVRELPVTW